The genomic region GGCAGCTTCGGGCAGAAGCGGAAGCCAGGTGGCACCTGCGCCGCCCATCGCCGGTTCTGTTCGGCGTCGCAGCGATACCAGGTGGCGTTCAGTTCCACGGTGGGCAGCGCGCGGGCGTAGGCGTTCAGATACCCGCCCGGTGTGGTGCCTTCCGGGTAGAGCGAGCCCACGTAGCCGCGGTCGGCCCACCGGGGGCTACCCACGCGCAGGTCGTGGCTGCGTCCCCGTCCGCGAACCCCGGCGAGCAGGGCACGGGTCCCCGGCGGGTCCGGCGGGAGTCGGAAGTCGATGGCGTCGAGCGCGACGCCGCGGCCGAAGTCCACGTCAGCTGGTTCTCCACTGGGCGCGGTAGCGCCGCCCGAGGCTCACGATACGGGCGATCAGTGTGTCGTAAGCGACGCCCGCGAGCAAGGCACTCTCGGCGAAGAGGTCGTCGGCGGCGAGATCCGGATTGGCGTTGACCTCGATCACGTGGGGGACGTCGCCGGGGTCGAGACGCAGATCGATGCGGGCGAAGCCGCTCATGCCGAGCATGCGATACACCCTCTTGGCCAGCCGGAAGATGCGTCGCTCCACGGCCGGCTCCAGGTCCTGCGCACGGTCGACGGTGACGTCCACGCGGTCCTGGTACTCGGTGTCCCACTTGATCTTGTGCGATGCGATCCGATAGGAGCCCTCGGGCATGCGCCCGAAGTCCATCTCGAGCACGGGGAAGGCCTGCAGCCGTTCGTTGCCGAGCACGCTCACGTACATCTCACGGCCGTCGACGAATCCCTCGACCAGTGCGTCGGTGCCGATCCTCTCGTGGACGAATTCCACCCGAGCGCGCAAGTGGGCCTCGTCGGTCACCACCGAAGCCTGACTGATGCCGAACGAGGCGTCCTCGACCGCACTCTTCACGAACAGCGGGAAGCGCATCCGCTTCGAAAGACGGGTGCGCCGGTTCATGGGAAAGACCTGGAAGCGAGGTCCGGGCACACGGTGATAGGCGAGGACCTTCCGGCAGAGGGCCTTGTCGTGCGACAGCATGAGTCCGCGCGGATTGCAGCCCGTGTACGGGATCTTCATCAGCTCGAGGTAGCTGGCCACGTGCTGGTCGTACATGGCCACACCGTGGAACTCCTCGAGCAGGTTGAAGGCGATGTGGGGACGCTTTTCCTCGATCGCGACCCGGATCGCTCCCAGGTCGGTCTGTACACCGAGCACGTGGACCTCGTGCCCGAGTCCCCGCAGCGCGTGGCACACGTCGTACTCGGTGCGCCAGAGCGCGATCTCCTTCTCCGTGTGGCCTTCCAGCGACTCGGGGGGGACCAGGTCCTCGTGGACCAGGACGAGCACGCGAAGTTTCTTCACAACATGATCCGATGGGGTGTGCGGTGGATGGTCCGCGTGGTGTGTACGGCCACGAGCACGCTCGCCTCGTGGAAGGTCTTCGACTCGCTCAGGGTGAGCCGGAGCTCGAGTTCGCGGCAGCGGTTGATCATGTCGACGATCACGTGGTCGACGGTGTAGGCGACCTCGCCGGTCCACCGTCCGACCACGTCACGGATGTGAGGGCGGGCGCGACGCAGGAACGAGGCGGCGGTCGGCCGACGTCGGAAGTGGGGATCGGACGAGAAGAGCACCAGAAGGTCTTCGTCGAAGATCGACGGGAAACTCGCGCCGTAGCGCTCGTGCTTCTGTTCGTAGTACTCGCGCAGGGTCATGGAGCTGCGCGACACCGGTTCGACGTGCCGACGCGAGCGGACCTTCGTGGGCCGGCCTGCGATCGAGTCCATCATCGAGTCGACGACCTCGAGCTTCTGCAGTGCGGGCCATCCACGGTAGCGGCTGCGCCACCGGCTGTTCGGTGCGAGCCACACGGCGAAGGTCTCGGCGAAATCCTCGGCGGGGTGCGCCTGTGCGTACCATCCACGCAGGTGCTGCACGTGGTTGCGGCTGCGTGCCCGGGGAACGTACGAATCGGGGTAGGGCTTCCCGTAGGGGCCGAAGGTGTCGCGCCAGCGGGGACGCCGGTGCAGACGGTAGGCGGTGCAGGCGGCGTGGCCGGCCTCGTGCCGCAACAACTTCATGCACTCGCGGTCGCTCGATCCTTCGACCGCCAGCATCATGCGCTTCTCCAGGCGCATGAGCCGCTCGTGGGCGAGGAAGAACGGGATGGCGATGCCCGGGATGCCGTCGGGGCTGAACCACTCGGTCGAGAGCCACACGTGGGGACGCAGGCGGAGGCCCCGGGCTTCGAGTTCGCCGTGCAGCTGCTCGACGCGATCGGCGAGCCAGGTGTCGCGCCAGTCGAGGCCGAGGTCACGCAGCCGCAGATCGAGGAGATCGCGGTCGCTGGCGGACTCCCACCACGACCTGGACCCATTGCGCGATCGTCGACTCCTCACCATGTGCGCAGTGTCCGCCAGGGCCCCGAAGGGGTCAACCGACGGTGCGGCCGTCGGCCCGGAACGAGAACGCCCCGCTCCGTGGGGTGGAGCGGGGCGCACCGGCTGAACGAACGACGGAGGGATGTCGGGGTCAGCGAGCGGCGGCGAGGCCGGAGGGTGTCCCTTCGGCGACGATGCGCACCAGGAAGAGCCCGTGGTCGAGGGTCTGACCGTCGTCGGCGTCGTGGTGCCATGCGAGCTGGTGCGATCCTTCCGCCCAGGTTCCGCGCGCCAAGGTGCGGACCAGGTTGCCCTCGAGATCGAGGACTTCGAGACGCAACGAACGCGTGCTCGCGAGTTCGAAGTCGATCGCCGTCGCCGGGGCACGGACGTCTCCGAGATCCACGAGGCGCAGGGCATGGCCGTCGTCGGCTCGCAGTGCGGTGCCGGCGGTCACGATCGTGGGAGTCGGGGCGCGGTCCTCGCCATCGACCCGCGCCAGGACACTGGCTGCTTCTGCCGATCGGCCCTCGTGCGCGGTCACGGGCGCCGGTGCGACCACGAAGGTGATGGCGATCAGGAGAGCAGCCAGCGCTGGGACGAGGTGGGGGCGGCGAGCCGTGCGGCCGAGAGTCATCGAGGGCCTCCTGGGCGATCCTGCGGGTGTATGTCGTGCTCGCCCGGGCTACAGCACCTCGTGTGCCGAACACGGAAGTGCCTTGATAGCAATAAGTTGAGGCGTCGACCTTCGGCGGGCGGTCGAAAGTGTTGTGATATTCGGCCTCAATGCAATGTGATGCACAACAAGTGCCGCAACACATCGAGTGTTTTGTTGTTCGATGTCGTGGGTCCTGTTGTTCCTGCTGGGGACGGGGCGAAGAACCGGGCGCAGGATCCACCGGATCTTCACATTCGGGCGGGATCGACGGTTCGCGGTACCGTGACCGCTGGAGCTTTCTTCCCGTGATCTCCAGGCGAGGACGTCCGTGCGTTCCGGGTCCATCGAGTTCGACGTGACCACCAGCGACGAGGGCCGGCGTGTCGACGCCTTCGTCGCCGCGTCCGTGGGATGCGGTCGAGCGCGGGCGCGCGAACTCCTCGCGCTCGGAGCCGTGATGCTCGACGGCCGGACACTGGAGCCGTCGGACAAGGGACGGAAGCTCGCGGCCGGGCAGACGCTGACCGTTTCGGCGCGTGTCGACGATCCCGATCACGTGGTCCCCGCTCCCGAACTCCCGCTCGAGGTCCTGGGCGAAGGCGAGGGCTGGATCGCCGTGGCCAAGCCGGCCGGTGTCGCTGTCCATCCGTTGCGCGCCGGGGAGACGGGTACACTGCTGCAACGCCTCGCCGCGCGGCGTCCGGAGGTGATCGGCATCGGCGAAGGCGGCCGGCGCAGCGGTGTGGTGCACCGCCTGGACGTCGACACCTCCGGGGTTCAGCTCTTCGCCACCGATGCACCCACGCACCGCCGGCTCCGGTCGGCGTTCTCGGGCCACGCGATCGACAAGGTGTACCGAGCCGTGGTGGTCGGAGCGATCGAAGAACACGGTCACGCCGAAGTCGACCTCCTGGTGGGACGGCACCGCCCGGCGCGGGTCGACGTGTACCCGGCCGGCACCGGACCGAGGGGATCGCGCACCTGCTCCACCCGATGGCGTCGGCTCGAGAGCTTCGACGGCGCGTGCCTGGTCGAGGCCCGTCCGCGCTCGGGGTTCCTGCACCAGATCCGTGCGACCCTGGCGGACCAGGGTCATCCGATCCTCGGCGATCCCGTCTACGGTCCGGACGGGGCCGACCGTGCCCCGCGTCAGATGCTGCACGCCAGCGCGCTGCGTGTCGGTGCGATCGACGTGACCGCGCCCGATCCCGAGGACTTCGCCGAGGCCCTTCGACGTCTGCGCGGGACCTGAGATACTGGCGACGCGGCAGGGGCGCGTGCATACTTCGTCCTTCGCCGACGTCCGCCGCCGAACCCGTGTGAACACCGTGGATTCCTGCCGTCTGTACCCCGACCTCCTCGGTTCCGACGTGCACGCCGCCTTCGGCCGTCGTGCTCCACTGGTGGTGGAGATCGGATTCGGAAACGGGGGCTTCTTCCGCGACCTTGCGCGCGACCATCCCGACTGGAATCTGCTGTGCGTGGAGATCGCGGCGGCTTCGATCACGCGAGGCGTCGGGATGATCCGACGCGAGGGACTCGAGAACGTACGGGTGTTCTGCGGCGACGGGCGGTTCGTCGTCCGCGACCTCGTCGGGCCGGGGCAGCTCCACCGCGGATACCTGAACTTTCCCGATCCATGGCCCAAGGAGCGGCACCAGCATCGCCGGCTGCTGCAGAGTCCCTTCTTCCGCCTGCTGTCGACTCGCCTCGACCCCGA from Candidatus Krumholzibacteriia bacterium harbors:
- a CDS encoding putative zinc-binding metallopeptidase → MVRSRRSRNGSRSWWESASDRDLLDLRLRDLGLDWRDTWLADRVEQLHGELEARGLRLRPHVWLSTEWFSPDGIPGIAIPFFLAHERLMRLEKRMMLAVEGSSDRECMKLLRHEAGHAACTAYRLHRRPRWRDTFGPYGKPYPDSYVPRARSRNHVQHLRGWYAQAHPAEDFAETFAVWLAPNSRWRSRYRGWPALQKLEVVDSMMDSIAGRPTKVRSRRHVEPVSRSSMTLREYYEQKHERYGASFPSIFDEDLLVLFSSDPHFRRRPTAASFLRRARPHIRDVVGRWTGEVAYTVDHVIVDMINRCRELELRLTLSESKTFHEASVLVAVHTTRTIHRTPHRIML
- a CDS encoding D-alanine--D-alanine ligase, whose amino-acid sequence is MKKLRVLVLVHEDLVPPESLEGHTEKEIALWRTEYDVCHALRGLGHEVHVLGVQTDLGAIRVAIEEKRPHIAFNLLEEFHGVAMYDQHVASYLELMKIPYTGCNPRGLMLSHDKALCRKVLAYHRVPGPRFQVFPMNRRTRLSKRMRFPLFVKSAVEDASFGISQASVVTDEAHLRARVEFVHERIGTDALVEGFVDGREMYVSVLGNERLQAFPVLEMDFGRMPEGSYRIASHKIKWDTEYQDRVDVTVDRAQDLEPAVERRIFRLAKRVYRMLGMSGFARIDLRLDPGDVPHVIEVNANPDLAADDLFAESALLAGVAYDTLIARIVSLGRRYRAQWRTS
- a CDS encoding FlgD immunoglobulin-like domain containing protein; translation: MTLGRTARRPHLVPALAALLIAITFVVAPAPVTAHEGRSAEAASVLARVDGEDRAPTPTIVTAGTALRADDGHALRLVDLGDVRAPATAIDFELASTRSLRLEVLDLEGNLVRTLARGTWAEGSHQLAWHHDADDGQTLDHGLFLVRIVAEGTPSGLAAAR
- a CDS encoding RluA family pseudouridine synthase, encoding MRSGSIEFDVTTSDEGRRVDAFVAASVGCGRARARELLALGAVMLDGRTLEPSDKGRKLAAGQTLTVSARVDDPDHVVPAPELPLEVLGEGEGWIAVAKPAGVAVHPLRAGETGTLLQRLAARRPEVIGIGEGGRRSGVVHRLDVDTSGVQLFATDAPTHRRLRSAFSGHAIDKVYRAVVVGAIEEHGHAEVDLLVGRHRPARVDVYPAGTGPRGSRTCSTRWRRLESFDGACLVEARPRSGFLHQIRATLADQGHPILGDPVYGPDGADRAPRQMLHASALRVGAIDVTAPDPEDFAEALRRLRGT